The genomic window CGCCGGCCGCAGTTGCGCTTTGTGTTGCCGGCGGCGAACGAAACCCGGCTGCAGACGCTGCGCGAGCTGATCGACACCGAGTTTGCCGATCTGCAGGTCGAGCTGTATCTGAAGCAGTCCCGCAGCCTGATGCAGGCCGCCGATGTTATTCTGATCGCCTCAGGCACCGCGACCCTGGAAGCCATGCTGCTGAAAAAGCCCATGGTGGTGGCCTATCGCATGGCCGGGCTGACGCACCGCATACTGTCACGGCTGATCAAGAGCCGCTTTATTTCCCTGCCCAACCTGCTGGCCGATGCGCCCCTGGTGCCTGAAGTGCTGCAGGATGAAGTGCGCCCCGAGGTGCTGGGGCCACTGTTGCTGCAGCAGCTGGAAGATCCGGCCCATGCCGCCATGCTGCGTGAACGTTTCGCCGAGATACATGCCCAGCTCAACTGCGATGCCGACGAGCGCGCCGCCGAGGCGATCGTGCAGCTGCTCGCCGACAGGTCGTTGTAAATGCAGCGGCAGGAATTTGATTTTTTCGAAGTAGAGCAGGGCGCCGACAAGAATGTGGCCGGTGTCGATGAGGTTGGCCGCGGGCCCCTGGTCGGCAATGTGGTGGCTGCTGCCGTTATTCTGGACCCTTCACGTCCGATCCTGGGGCTGGCGGACTCCAAGGTGCTGAGCGAAAAGAAGCGCCTGGCGCTGTACAGCGAAATCTGTGACAAGGCGCTGGCCTGGTGCGTGGCCTCGGCCAGCCCGGCCGAAATTGATGAACTGAATATTCTGCATGCCAGCATGCTGGCGATGCAGCGCGCGGTGGCAGGGTTATCCATACAGCCCGA from Marinobacterium aestuarii includes these protein-coding regions:
- the rnhB gene encoding ribonuclease HII, which encodes MQRQEFDFFEVEQGADKNVAGVDEVGRGPLVGNVVAAAVILDPSRPILGLADSKVLSEKKRLALYSEICDKALAWCVASASPAEIDELNILHASMLAMQRAVAGLSIQPDFALIDGNRCPQLACPSEAVIKGDAKVPAISAASIIAKVVRDQEMADLHRLHPDYGFAQHKGYPTPAHLAALRRLGPLPEYRRSFRPVRELLQPGD